In Crassostrea angulata isolate pt1a10 chromosome 4, ASM2561291v2, whole genome shotgun sequence, one genomic interval encodes:
- the LOC128181726 gene encoding sulfotransferase 1E1-like isoform X1: MEDTDVYYLDYPVYEGVGLPKMATFFENAGKVIQNIQDLKLGADAVLLATYPRAGTHWVYELTHMLLSRNTDYSTVSREAAYLEGFSDLGPLQSYNHIVSTHLPFQWLPKQHLETGGKIIYVIRNPKDSVVSLFELLYSSGYLREETFEDFLQYYLGKDSMYGGWFNYNRVFIREAQTRKDQIIMIQYERLKRNTIGELKRLADFLGINDVDPLLQEIAEKCSFKNLQAADKTVRNDAALSEIMRAMHLKEHPEIYRKGEIGDWKNYFTVAMSETFDKIYEDKIKDIELDIEFD; this comes from the exons ATGGAGGATACAGATGTTTATTATCTGGACTATCCGGTTTATGAAGGAGTTGGTTTACCAAAGATGgcaacattttttgaaaatgctGGGAAAGTGATACAGAATATCCAAGACTTGAAGCTTGGTGCGGATGCAGTACTACTTGCTACGTATCCTAGAGCAG GAACACACTGGGTGTACGAACTTACTCACATGTTGCTTTCGAGAAACACGGATTATTCCACAGTGTCTAGAGAGGCCGCTTACTTAGAAGGGTTTTCAGACCTTGGCCCTCTACAGTCTTATAATCATATCGTCAGCACACACCTTCCATTCCAGTGGTTGCCAAAACAGCACCTGGAGACTGGTGGCAAAATTATATACGTCATAAGAAATCCTAAGGATAGTGTAGTTTCGCTGTTCGAATTATTGTATTCCAGTGGCTATTTACGCGAGGAAACATTTGAAGATTTCTTACAATACTATTTAGGAAAAG atTCAATGTACGGGGGCTGGTTCAATTACAACAGAGTGTTCATCAGAGAGGCACAAACACGAAAAGACCAAATCATCATGATTCAATATGAAAGACTGAAAAGA AATACAATCGGGGAACTCAAAAGATTGGCCGATTTTTTAGGCATAAATGATGTGGATCCATTGTTGCAAGAAATAGCAGAAAAGTGTAGCTTTAAGAACCTACAAGCTGCTGATAAAACAGTAAGAAATGACGCTGCATTGTCCGAGATCATGCGAGCTATGCATTTAAAGGAACATCCTGAGATTTATAGGAAAG GTGAAATTGGAGACTGGAAGAACTATTTCACAGTGGCCATGAGTGAAACATTTGACAAAATATATGAAGACAAAATAAAGGATATTGAATTGGATATCGAGTTTGACTGA
- the LOC128181726 gene encoding sulfotransferase 1E1-like isoform X2 — protein sequence MEDTDVYYLDYPVYEGVGLPKMATFFENAGKVIQNIQDLKLGADAVLLATYPRAGTHWVYELTHMLLSRNTDYSTVSREAAYLEGFSDLGPLQSYNHIVSTHLPFQWLPKQHLETGGKIIYVIRNPKDSVVSLFELLYSSGYLREETFEDFLQYYLGKDSMYGGWFNYNRVFIREAQTRKDQIIMIQYERLKRNTIGELKRLADFLGINDVDPLLQEIAEKCSFKNLQAADKTVRNDAALSEIMRAMHLKEHPEIYRKDIEFQVKLETGRTISQWP from the exons ATGGAGGATACAGATGTTTATTATCTGGACTATCCGGTTTATGAAGGAGTTGGTTTACCAAAGATGgcaacattttttgaaaatgctGGGAAAGTGATACAGAATATCCAAGACTTGAAGCTTGGTGCGGATGCAGTACTACTTGCTACGTATCCTAGAGCAG GAACACACTGGGTGTACGAACTTACTCACATGTTGCTTTCGAGAAACACGGATTATTCCACAGTGTCTAGAGAGGCCGCTTACTTAGAAGGGTTTTCAGACCTTGGCCCTCTACAGTCTTATAATCATATCGTCAGCACACACCTTCCATTCCAGTGGTTGCCAAAACAGCACCTGGAGACTGGTGGCAAAATTATATACGTCATAAGAAATCCTAAGGATAGTGTAGTTTCGCTGTTCGAATTATTGTATTCCAGTGGCTATTTACGCGAGGAAACATTTGAAGATTTCTTACAATACTATTTAGGAAAAG atTCAATGTACGGGGGCTGGTTCAATTACAACAGAGTGTTCATCAGAGAGGCACAAACACGAAAAGACCAAATCATCATGATTCAATATGAAAGACTGAAAAGA AATACAATCGGGGAACTCAAAAGATTGGCCGATTTTTTAGGCATAAATGATGTGGATCCATTGTTGCAAGAAATAGCAGAAAAGTGTAGCTTTAAGAACCTACAAGCTGCTGATAAAACAGTAAGAAATGACGCTGCATTGTCCGAGATCATGCGAGCTATGCATTTAAAGGAACATCCTGAGATTTATAGGAAAG ACATTGAATTTCAGGTGAAATTGGAGACTGGAAGAACTATTTCACAGTGGCCATGA